One part of the Bdellovibrio sp. KM01 genome encodes these proteins:
- a CDS encoding DUF2062 domain-containing protein — translation MNCRFVVGIPVYNNPNTVVGVIERCLAECDFPLLIIDDGSDIPVESLFKNKYPDSHPRVSFVRHTENQGKGVALQTGFKETLRRGFSHFVAIDADDQHDPKDMSLLVQSARENPWALIVGDRDMQVENVPGSSTFGKKFSNFWVRYQTDVGVADSQSGYRIYPLFFLQNMKFFCTKYDFEIEVLTRLIWRNVEIKNVKISVKYFPPEKRVSHFHKIKDNTRIAILNTVLTVAALMREQTSPFRSSLAFAVGVFIGATPLYGLHTGIAGLFSFIFRLNFVYMWVGTNISLPPFIPFLVWASKAIGEGMIGKHDDSAAGFLTAWGLGSIILGMGLGVIAFAAMYLLKTVGREKADAKGWSGKNKNATGIMIMRLMLKTLGLRFAYFFLNFVVFYYYLFARKTRLYFNEYWKVVRPQYSWWQRQRKIFAQLMVFAQTLVDRAIQRESQELVFGYELDESVQAFVQNVETSPNGLVAVASHVGGWELAMTFFAGLPSEKKMLAVMHGIPGQYAHQSSQSRKAEVVFFNLSENTILKVKDHLSEGHFVGMMGDRPVSRSLDLRLFFGKLAAFDTTPMRVALASQAEIYFVFAFKSADLKYKVYTFKSDSVAHLPKEEQVGNLLTQYVLRLEEVMNQYPEQWFNFFNFFSDAPKIRS, via the coding sequence ATGAATTGCAGATTTGTTGTGGGGATTCCCGTTTACAATAATCCTAATACCGTGGTCGGCGTGATCGAGCGCTGTCTGGCGGAATGTGATTTTCCTCTTCTGATTATTGACGACGGCTCTGACATTCCGGTGGAAAGCCTTTTTAAAAACAAATATCCCGACAGTCATCCCCGAGTCAGTTTCGTTCGCCATACAGAAAATCAAGGGAAGGGTGTTGCCCTCCAAACGGGTTTCAAAGAAACTCTTCGCCGTGGATTCTCGCACTTTGTTGCAATAGATGCGGATGATCAGCACGATCCCAAGGATATGTCTTTACTGGTGCAATCGGCGCGCGAAAACCCGTGGGCATTGATTGTTGGTGATCGCGACATGCAAGTGGAGAATGTGCCGGGATCCAGCACCTTCGGTAAGAAGTTTTCTAATTTTTGGGTGCGTTATCAAACTGATGTGGGAGTGGCGGACTCTCAAAGTGGTTACCGTATTTATCCATTGTTCTTTTTGCAGAACATGAAATTTTTCTGCACCAAGTATGATTTTGAAATTGAAGTTCTGACCCGGTTGATTTGGCGAAATGTCGAGATCAAAAATGTTAAGATCTCGGTTAAATACTTTCCTCCGGAAAAAAGAGTCAGCCATTTTCATAAAATCAAAGACAATACACGTATCGCAATCCTGAATACGGTACTGACTGTCGCGGCATTGATGCGCGAACAGACTTCTCCGTTCCGCAGCTCTTTGGCATTTGCCGTGGGCGTGTTCATTGGGGCGACACCTTTGTATGGACTGCATACGGGGATTGCGGGCCTTTTCAGTTTCATCTTCCGTTTAAACTTCGTTTACATGTGGGTCGGAACAAATATCTCATTGCCTCCTTTCATTCCGTTTTTAGTTTGGGCATCAAAAGCTATTGGCGAAGGCATGATCGGGAAACACGACGACTCTGCTGCAGGTTTTTTGACAGCCTGGGGATTGGGATCCATCATTTTGGGGATGGGCTTAGGTGTGATCGCTTTTGCCGCCATGTACCTGCTAAAAACAGTCGGGCGCGAGAAAGCCGACGCCAAGGGGTGGTCTGGCAAGAATAAGAATGCGACTGGCATTATGATCATGCGCCTGATGCTAAAGACCCTGGGGCTGCGCTTTGCGTATTTCTTTTTAAATTTTGTAGTTTTCTACTACTATCTTTTCGCTCGCAAAACCCGTTTGTATTTCAACGAGTATTGGAAAGTGGTGCGCCCGCAATACAGCTGGTGGCAGCGCCAAAGAAAGATCTTTGCGCAATTGATGGTTTTTGCTCAGACGTTGGTGGACCGTGCTATTCAGCGTGAAAGCCAGGAGCTTGTCTTCGGTTATGAACTGGATGAAAGCGTTCAGGCTTTTGTGCAAAACGTGGAAACAAGTCCAAACGGACTGGTGGCCGTTGCGAGTCACGTCGGTGGGTGGGAACTTGCGATGACTTTCTTTGCAGGATTACCTTCAGAGAAAAAGATGCTCGCCGTGATGCATGGAATTCCGGGCCAGTATGCGCACCAGTCTTCTCAAAGCCGTAAGGCTGAAGTTGTATTTTTCAATCTCTCAGAAAATACGATTTTGAAAGTCAAAGATCATTTGAGCGAGGGGCACTTCGTCGGGATGATGGGGGACCGTCCGGTCAGTCGCAGTCTGGATTTGCGTTTATTCTTTGGCAAGCTGGCAGCCTTTGATACGACGCCCATGCGCGTGGCTTTAGCAAGTCAGGCCGAGATCTATTTTGTGTTTGCGTTTAAATCGGCAGATCTGAAGTACAAGGTTTATACATTTAAATCGGATTCTGTGGCGCATTTGCCAAAAGAAGAGCAGGTTGGGAACCTGCTCACTCAGTACGTTTTGCGCCTGGAAGAAGTCATGAATCAATACCCGGAACAATGGTTCAATTTCTTTAACTTCTTCTCAGACGCTCCAAAAATTCGGTCTTAG
- a CDS encoding lysophospholipid acyltransferase family protein: MPNTVSYRFHRIFWSIYFALTIGVIGVLFGYLLTFAIYLVAFVFTPWRGASDRIRYLGEYVQCLAIRFLLKIQPWLRCDTNLHDIVGFYDRYKTRKIIFVANHRSNLDTFLLISYIPGLRGLAKRSLFYNIFFAPFMVVAGFIPVEKGSPNSLLVGLKLLRDRLLLRNRSVLIFPETTRCDKGFPSVNKFGSAFFSLAIESQALVVPLSIQGTDQVMGRGDLFIHPFQPVKISLLPAVDASQYRDAVHLRDSIWGQVKAAL, encoded by the coding sequence ATGCCGAACACTGTCAGTTATAGGTTTCATAGAATATTCTGGTCAATTTATTTTGCCCTGACGATTGGCGTGATCGGCGTTCTGTTCGGCTATTTGCTCACATTTGCAATTTATCTTGTGGCTTTCGTGTTCACTCCTTGGCGAGGGGCTTCGGATCGTATCCGCTATTTGGGAGAGTATGTGCAGTGTTTGGCGATTCGTTTTTTGCTTAAGATTCAGCCGTGGCTTCGTTGCGATACCAATTTGCATGATATCGTTGGATTTTATGACCGCTACAAAACTCGTAAAATTATTTTCGTCGCAAATCATCGCTCCAATCTGGATACTTTTTTGTTGATCTCCTACATACCTGGGCTGCGCGGTCTTGCGAAACGGTCCCTTTTTTATAATATCTTCTTTGCACCCTTCATGGTGGTGGCTGGATTTATCCCAGTTGAAAAGGGCAGCCCGAACTCCTTGCTGGTGGGATTAAAGCTTTTGCGTGACCGCTTGTTACTGCGAAATCGTTCGGTGCTTATTTTTCCCGAGACCACTCGTTGTGATAAAGGATTCCCTTCGGTGAACAAGTTTGGTTCCGCATTTTTTTCATTGGCCATTGAAAGCCAGGCGCTGGTGGTGCCTCTTTCAATTCAAGGTACGGACCAGGTGATGGGCCGCGGAGATCTGTTTATTCATCCTTTTCAACCGGTCAAAATAAGTTTGCTTCCGGCTGTGGATGCGAGCCAATACCGTGATGCTGTTCACCTGCGGGACAGTATCTGGGGCCAGGTAAAGGCGGCATTGTAG
- the fabG gene encoding 3-oxoacyl-ACP reductase FabG has protein sequence MSKIALVTGASSGIGRAIAIRLAQDGFNLRVHYNSNLKGAEETLAEVMKHAPESSLLQFDMADAEQVEAALKDVDVHTLVNNAGMHIDGMSALMSNDAFEKVVKTNLFGPFYISKICAKKLLLKRAGCIVNISSLAGQTGNAGQVNYAASKAGLIAMTKTMAAELGPRGIRVNGVAPGLIETEMITSIPHLEMLKKQIPMGRFGNPEEVAGVVSFLCSKDATYVNGHTISVNGGLFPS, from the coding sequence ATGTCAAAAATTGCACTTGTCACCGGAGCTTCTTCAGGAATTGGTCGCGCCATTGCCATTCGCCTGGCACAAGATGGATTCAACCTCCGCGTGCATTACAATTCCAATCTCAAAGGTGCCGAGGAAACTTTGGCGGAGGTAATGAAGCACGCTCCAGAAAGCAGCCTTTTGCAATTCGATATGGCTGATGCCGAGCAGGTTGAAGCCGCATTGAAAGACGTGGATGTTCATACCCTGGTAAATAACGCTGGAATGCATATCGATGGCATGTCCGCATTGATGTCCAACGACGCCTTTGAAAAAGTCGTGAAAACAAATCTTTTTGGCCCCTTCTACATTTCCAAAATCTGCGCAAAAAAACTTTTATTGAAACGTGCTGGCTGCATTGTGAACATCTCTTCGTTGGCGGGACAAACCGGCAATGCCGGTCAGGTCAACTATGCTGCTAGCAAAGCGGGCTTGATTGCCATGACCAAAACCATGGCTGCAGAATTGGGCCCACGTGGAATTCGCGTCAATGGTGTAGCGCCAGGCTTGATCGAAACGGAGATGATTACGAGCATTCCCCATCTGGAAATGTTGAAAAAACAAATCCCCATGGGACGTTTTGGAAATCCCGAAGAAGTGGCTGGAGTCGTCTCGTTCCTATGCTCGAAAGATGCCACTTACGTGAACGGCCACACCATCAGCGTTAACGGTGGTCTGTTTCCATCATAA
- a CDS encoding outer membrane lipoprotein carrier protein LolA, with protein sequence MRVCPQILFFLVSFVVAQISLAATQDAEALKDLKLAEFTKLSGQFRQSKSLKELDVEIKTEGTFQVSRPTVDTSVFHWNIEKPKPSNICIDRVGIVVDSGTPLKRKNLKFSEVGREAGDQIASLLKIITMNQSRIVEEFNIQKQGGLFLLTPKKPAQAFFESSTLEIDKAGLVKKVLILEKSKDEIRIEFLGMKTQNSAVAKDEKCTR encoded by the coding sequence ATGAGAGTCTGTCCACAAATTCTATTTTTTCTAGTTTCCTTTGTCGTTGCTCAGATCTCCCTTGCTGCAACGCAAGACGCGGAGGCCTTGAAGGATCTGAAGTTGGCGGAGTTTACGAAACTCAGCGGACAGTTTAGGCAGTCCAAAAGTTTGAAAGAACTGGATGTGGAAATTAAAACCGAAGGGACCTTCCAGGTGTCGCGCCCGACGGTGGATACCTCTGTGTTTCACTGGAATATTGAAAAACCCAAGCCGTCAAATATTTGTATTGATCGAGTCGGCATCGTGGTGGACTCGGGAACTCCGCTGAAAAGAAAGAATTTGAAATTTTCAGAAGTGGGGCGCGAAGCCGGTGACCAAATCGCAAGCTTGTTAAAAATTATTACCATGAATCAGTCGCGAATTGTTGAAGAATTCAATATTCAAAAACAAGGTGGCTTGTTCCTGTTGACGCCCAAGAAGCCCGCTCAGGCCTTTTTTGAATCGTCCACATTGGAAATTGATAAAGCGGGTTTGGTTAAAAAAGTTTTGATTCTGGAGAAATCCAAAGATGAAATTCGCATTGAATTTCTGGGTATGAAAACGCAGAACTCCGCAGTTGCGAAAGATGAAAAATGCACTCGTTAA
- a CDS encoding acyl carrier protein produces MEKEQVRNDLTSKVIDIIFTTLNLKHIDKSSVTATTAITQGGLNLDSIDILELIVNFETSFGIKLNESESYAQHFRNIGSIVEFIETKQSQ; encoded by the coding sequence ATGGAAAAAGAACAAGTTCGAAATGATTTAACTTCCAAGGTCATCGATATCATTTTCACAACATTGAATTTGAAACACATCGATAAATCCAGTGTCACTGCGACAACAGCGATCACTCAAGGCGGCTTGAACCTTGATTCAATCGATATTTTAGAGTTGATCGTGAATTTCGAAACAAGTTTTGGAATCAAACTAAACGAATCTGAATCTTACGCTCAGCATTTCCGCAATATCGGTTCCATCGTCGAATTTATTGAAACCAAGCAAAGCCAATAA
- a CDS encoding beta-ketoacyl-[acyl-carrier-protein] synthase family protein, protein MKSIKVVGLGATCANGVNKEEIFASISQGSSAILDSGLATLSDLQWQEISKNVPAEFRDSRCSLLNVHSLRAALQDSGWSQGDLKETGFIFASTTSQIDQWEKHLPFYKKNGYDLEKIKSSVANQSLGTPALRLAEFFEIKGPVSLITSSCTASLQAIAMATLWIRTGKVKRCVVGGTEIQSDLTRVGFGSLRLLSKENAKPFDKARTGINLGEGSAFLCLEHGDLRSEKAWGFVSGVGLSTDAHHPTSPHPEGLGSQRAIQMALQNAELSASDIAWIYSHGTGSPANDLAEAKAINQLFSQNPFVTSTKSSHGHTLGASGALESAMGLMAMKKQQILPTAYFENADENIHLQIPKTTVNHKYSHFLKNSLGFGGINAAVVYSAEAQA, encoded by the coding sequence ATGAAATCCATCAAGGTTGTCGGACTGGGAGCTACCTGTGCTAACGGAGTAAACAAAGAGGAAATCTTTGCCTCCATCAGCCAAGGCTCCTCCGCCATTCTTGATTCGGGACTGGCCACTCTTTCTGATTTACAGTGGCAGGAAATTTCCAAAAACGTCCCCGCAGAATTTCGCGACAGTCGTTGTTCTTTACTAAACGTTCACAGCCTGCGTGCGGCCCTGCAAGATTCTGGCTGGAGCCAGGGCGATCTCAAAGAAACAGGATTTATTTTCGCCTCTACAACATCACAAATTGATCAGTGGGAAAAGCATTTGCCGTTCTATAAAAAGAACGGCTACGACTTAGAGAAAATTAAATCCAGCGTGGCCAATCAATCATTAGGAACACCCGCTTTGCGCCTTGCCGAGTTTTTTGAAATCAAAGGACCCGTTTCCCTAATCACCTCCTCATGCACAGCGTCTTTGCAAGCAATTGCCATGGCGACTCTTTGGATTCGCACAGGCAAAGTGAAACGCTGCGTGGTCGGCGGCACTGAAATTCAAAGTGATCTTACGCGAGTTGGCTTTGGCTCTCTGCGCCTGCTTTCAAAAGAGAATGCCAAGCCCTTTGATAAAGCCCGCACGGGAATTAATCTGGGTGAAGGCAGCGCTTTTCTGTGTCTGGAGCACGGGGATCTTCGTTCTGAAAAGGCCTGGGGCTTTGTAAGTGGTGTTGGTCTTTCAACGGATGCTCACCATCCAACGTCCCCCCACCCCGAAGGATTGGGATCGCAACGTGCGATTCAAATGGCGCTGCAAAATGCAGAGCTTTCTGCTTCCGACATTGCGTGGATTTATTCTCACGGAACGGGATCTCCTGCCAATGATCTGGCCGAAGCGAAAGCCATTAATCAGCTCTTTTCACAAAATCCCTTCGTGACTTCGACGAAATCCAGTCACGGGCATACTTTGGGAGCTTCGGGCGCATTGGAATCAGCGATGGGTCTAATGGCCATGAAGAAGCAACAGATTCTTCCGACAGCTTATTTTGAAAATGCAGATGAAAATATTCATCTGCAAATTCCCAAAACGACCGTGAATCACAAGTATTCGCACTTTCTAAAAAACAGTTTGGGTTTTGGCGGAATCAATGCCGCTGTCGTTTATTCAGCGGAGGCGCAAGCATGA
- a CDS encoding beta-ketoacyl synthase chain length factor: MKLLGEITLRSANVDMDSLDPSYRRATLNMALTTLTAEKVLKNLPEGVSKSDVSFVVATHFGEVNSTLEFLNTYHETQTPRPILFQNSLHNSTLGFASIQLGLTGPCMTVSCDRETVNSAHEMGKNLLTLTPYVLISIVDCVPDALTEHYLEKFPFLGEHLNEATSYLYARA, translated from the coding sequence ATGAAACTTTTGGGTGAAATCACTTTGCGCTCAGCAAATGTTGATATGGACTCTTTAGATCCATCCTATCGTCGCGCGACGCTGAATATGGCCCTCACAACTTTGACGGCAGAAAAAGTTTTAAAGAATTTGCCAGAGGGAGTTTCCAAATCTGATGTATCATTCGTGGTGGCAACTCATTTTGGTGAAGTCAATTCGACCTTGGAATTCTTAAATACCTACCACGAGACACAAACTCCCCGTCCGATTCTTTTCCAGAATAGCCTGCATAATTCCACATTGGGTTTTGCAAGTATTCAGTTGGGACTGACCGGTCCCTGCATGACGGTCAGCTGCGATCGGGAAACCGTGAACTCCGCCCACGAAATGGGTAAAAATCTTCTGACTCTGACACCCTATGTCCTTATCTCCATTGTTGATTGCGTTCCGGATGCTCTCACTGAACACTATCTGGAGAAGTTCCCTTTTTTGGGTGAACACTTAAATGAAGCGACCAGCTATCTGTACGCAAGGGCCTAG